TCGTCGACGACGGCGCGGTCCGCTACGACCTCGACCGGCACGAGCGCGGCACTCCCGACGACACGGTGTCCCTGCTCCCGCCGGGGGTCCCGCACAACGGCTCGCCCGCCACCGCCGGCGGGTTCCGGAAGCGGGTCCTGTACCTGGACCTGAGCCAGCTGGACGAGAGCCTCATCGGTCCTGCGGTCGACGCGCCCGACCTGGCCGACCCGCTGCTGCGGCGGCGCGTCGGGCAGCTGCACACCGCGCTCGCGGAGCCGGGGGACGAACTGGAGGCGCAGAGCCGCCTCGCCCTCATCGGCGAGCGGCTGCGCGGCCATCTGCGGCCCGGGCTCGTCACGCCCGCGCGTGGAGCCGATCCGGGGGTGGCGCACGGTCTGCGGGAGCTCCTCGACGCGCGTCTCGTCGAGGGCGTGACCCTGGACGAGGCCGCCCAGCTGCTCCACGCCCATCCCGCGCATCTCGTACGGGCGTTCAGCGGCGCCTTCGGCATCGCACCGCACCAGTACCTGACGGCCCGCCGGATCGGCCGGGCGCGCGGTCTGCTGCTCGACGGACAGCCGCCGGTCGAGGTGGCGGCCGCGACCGGCTTCTACGACCAGTCGCATCTGAACCGCTCGTTCAAGCGGATCGTGGGCACCACGCCCGGGCGGTTCGCCCGGGGGCGGGGCGGACCGTCGCCGCTGTCGTGAACTGGCCATCGGGCGGGGGGCGCGAAGCCGCTCAAGGGGCGGAATGCCGGAGCCCGACACCCCGCCGTACGGCCTC
The DNA window shown above is from Streptomyces vietnamensis and carries:
- a CDS encoding helix-turn-helix domain-containing protein, which translates into the protein MYISCMAARTVTRQEVSAWRPHVPGVVEVFHAHFTEHAYPMHVHDVWTLLIVDDGAVRYDLDRHERGTPDDTVSLLPPGVPHNGSPATAGGFRKRVLYLDLSQLDESLIGPAVDAPDLADPLLRRRVGQLHTALAEPGDELEAQSRLALIGERLRGHLRPGLVTPARGADPGVAHGLRELLDARLVEGVTLDEAAQLLHAHPAHLVRAFSGAFGIAPHQYLTARRIGRARGLLLDGQPPVEVAAATGFYDQSHLNRSFKRIVGTTPGRFARGRGGPSPLS